One Eubacteriales bacterium mix99 genomic window carries:
- the gltB gene encoding glutamate synthase large subunit: MKNMADTNCKGLYDATQEHDACGIGLIADSKGRKTCGIVKNALNILVNLGHRGGTGSEPDTGDGAGILIQISDVFFRNVCEAEGIRLPQAGDYGTGMAFLPVRFRQNYETGLESIVKQEGQNFLGWRTVPVNHAVPGKTAKACQPCIRQAFIAKGARTNRGMDFERRLYIIRKRVEKEVTGPGSAAGDGIYLASLSSRTIVYKGMLQPAQLPRFYQDLSDERMVSAIALVHSRFSTNTFPSWEKAHPNRYTVHNGEINWMRARQAMFSSGIFRGELEKVIPVLDERGSDSSMLDNCLEFLYHCGYSLPHALMMMIPEPRSGQERRTPEREAFYQYHSCLSEPWDGPAAICFTDGRLAGAVVDRNGLRPARYTITTDGMVVLASEAGVPDIGSRDILKKGRLAPGGMLLVDTVNGRIIEDGEIKETIACRHPYGKWLRESMTELENGKADSANRRSGKTMEGNLPVLHRTFGYTREDLTVLLDPMAVAGAEPVGSMGDDTPLAVLSSRPHLLYDYFRQHFAQVTNPPMDSIRESIVMSEETLLGSEGNLLEPGPAACHRIRLKSPILVPDQLEKLKRMEREGFPSREFSIRYPVREGGSGLEKAMEQLCRAAEEAIREGISILILSDRHTTAEEAPIPALLAVSGLHHDLIEKGLRTRASIILSSAEPREVHHFALLLGYGVDAVCPWLALETIQDRAVRGLLKGMEYPETKRNYIHALRKGILKTISKMGISTVQGYRGAQIFEAVGISSNVIAKYFAGTPSKVEGLTLDEIAAEIRMRHSAAYSVSDSGEEALDPGGIYKFRSGGEDHLYRPETVRMLQKSVRTGDYGLYKKYAACVSDSSEKASTLRGLLEFRTDREPVPIEEVEPVESIVKRFRTGAMSYGSISREAHEALAVAMNHIGGKSNTGEGGEDPGRFRPDANGDLRCSAIKQVASGRFGVTGGYLLHARELQIKIAQGAKPGEGGQLPGSKVYPWIAEVRHSIPGVGLISPPPHHDIYSIEDLAELIYDLKNANRDARISVKLASEAGVGTIAAGVAKGGADAVVISGHDGGTGSASRSSILHAGLPWELGVSETHQTLIRNNLRSRIAVETDGKLMTGRDVAVAALLGAEEYAFATAPLVALGCVMMRICHTDTCPVGIATQNPELRRRFSGESRYVVNLMRFIAQDLRGIMAGLGFRKVHEMIGRTDFLTERKDKGIRKTKGMDLSAILYSPKVSSHQERYCSSPRKTDFSDTLDCQMLLPACRPALEGKRKICLSLSIRNTDRAVGTILGSEAVRRYGAEGLPDGTVELHFHGCAGQSFGAFLPRGITMILEGDANDYVGKGLSGGIIAIRPPKEVSFCPEENTILGNVAFYGATSGEAYIRGGAGERFCVRNSGMKAVVENVGDHGCEYMTGGRVVVLGRTGRNFAAGMSGGIAYVLDEEGDFRNRCNPGMVDPESMTEEEIPEVREMIEKHARYTGSGTAWKVLSQWDRYLTCLVKVLPRASYRMRT; this comes from the coding sequence ATGAAAAATATGGCAGATACAAATTGCAAAGGACTGTATGATGCCACGCAGGAGCACGATGCCTGCGGGATCGGATTGATTGCAGACAGTAAGGGAAGAAAAACCTGCGGGATTGTAAAAAACGCCTTGAACATTCTCGTAAACCTGGGTCACAGGGGCGGAACCGGAAGTGAGCCCGATACCGGAGATGGAGCAGGCATTCTGATTCAAATTTCCGATGTGTTTTTTCGGAATGTCTGTGAGGCAGAGGGTATCCGGCTGCCTCAGGCCGGGGATTATGGGACGGGCATGGCTTTTCTCCCTGTCCGTTTCCGTCAGAATTATGAAACGGGGCTGGAATCCATTGTAAAGCAGGAAGGGCAGAATTTTCTGGGATGGCGTACGGTGCCGGTGAATCATGCAGTTCCGGGGAAAACGGCCAAAGCCTGTCAACCTTGTATCCGTCAGGCCTTTATTGCCAAAGGTGCCAGGACAAACCGGGGGATGGATTTTGAACGCCGGCTTTACATTATAAGGAAAAGGGTGGAAAAGGAAGTTACGGGCCCCGGCAGCGCTGCCGGGGATGGGATTTATCTGGCCAGTCTGTCCTCCAGGACCATTGTCTATAAAGGGATGCTTCAGCCTGCCCAGCTGCCGCGGTTTTATCAGGATTTATCAGATGAGCGCATGGTTTCCGCCATTGCCCTGGTGCATTCCCGATTCAGCACCAATACGTTTCCCAGCTGGGAAAAGGCTCACCCCAACCGCTATACGGTGCACAATGGAGAGATCAATTGGATGCGGGCCAGGCAGGCCATGTTCTCTTCCGGTATCTTTCGGGGGGAGCTGGAAAAGGTGATTCCCGTTCTGGATGAAAGAGGAAGTGACTCCTCCATGCTGGATAACTGTCTGGAGTTCCTGTATCACTGCGGATATTCCCTTCCGCATGCCCTCATGATGATGATCCCTGAGCCGCGGTCCGGACAGGAGAGAAGGACTCCGGAGAGAGAGGCATTTTACCAATACCACAGTTGTCTGTCCGAACCCTGGGACGGTCCGGCTGCCATCTGCTTTACCGACGGAAGGCTGGCCGGAGCGGTTGTGGACCGAAACGGGCTGAGACCGGCGCGCTATACCATTACCACAGACGGAATGGTGGTACTGGCTTCTGAAGCCGGTGTCCCGGATATCGGGTCCCGGGACATTCTAAAGAAGGGAAGGCTTGCGCCCGGCGGGATGCTTTTGGTGGATACCGTGAACGGCCGAATCATTGAAGATGGGGAAATCAAGGAAACGATTGCCTGCCGGCATCCTTACGGGAAATGGCTCCGGGAATCCATGACGGAACTGGAGAACGGAAAGGCCGATTCCGCAAACCGCCGGTCCGGGAAGACGATGGAAGGCAATTTGCCGGTCCTGCACAGAACATTTGGCTACACCAGAGAGGACCTGACCGTCCTGCTGGATCCAATGGCAGTTGCCGGAGCCGAGCCGGTGGGATCCATGGGGGATGACACGCCGCTGGCAGTGCTGTCTTCCCGCCCGCATCTGTTATATGATTACTTCAGGCAGCATTTTGCGCAGGTTACCAATCCGCCGATGGATTCCATCCGGGAATCCATCGTGATGTCCGAAGAGACGCTGCTTGGTTCGGAGGGAAATCTCCTGGAGCCGGGTCCTGCGGCTTGCCATCGGATCCGGCTGAAAAGTCCGATCCTGGTTCCGGATCAACTGGAAAAGCTGAAGCGCATGGAGAGGGAAGGGTTCCCTTCACGGGAATTTTCCATCCGGTACCCGGTCCGGGAAGGCGGAAGCGGTCTGGAAAAGGCCATGGAGCAACTCTGTCGTGCAGCGGAAGAAGCGATCCGGGAAGGCATAAGCATCCTGATATTGAGCGACAGGCATACGACAGCGGAGGAGGCTCCCATTCCCGCCCTGCTGGCGGTTTCCGGTCTGCATCATGATCTGATTGAAAAAGGGCTGCGTACCCGGGCCAGCATCATACTGTCTTCCGCAGAGCCCAGGGAGGTGCATCATTTTGCGCTTTTGCTGGGGTACGGTGTGGATGCCGTTTGCCCCTGGCTGGCATTGGAGACCATTCAGGACAGGGCTGTGCGGGGCCTTCTGAAGGGAATGGAATACCCGGAGACGAAGCGGAATTATATCCATGCCCTGCGGAAAGGGATCCTGAAAACCATCTCCAAGATGGGAATTTCCACGGTACAAGGCTACCGGGGAGCCCAGATATTTGAGGCAGTGGGGATCAGCAGCAATGTGATTGCAAAGTATTTCGCCGGGACCCCGTCCAAAGTGGAGGGCCTTACCCTGGATGAGATTGCTGCAGAAATCCGCATGCGGCATTCGGCGGCTTATTCTGTTTCCGATTCCGGAGAGGAAGCCCTGGATCCGGGCGGCATTTATAAATTCCGATCCGGCGGGGAGGATCATCTGTATCGTCCGGAAACGGTGCGTATGCTTCAGAAATCGGTCCGAACCGGGGATTACGGCCTTTACAAAAAGTATGCGGCATGTGTCAGCGATTCTTCAGAAAAAGCCAGCACCCTCAGGGGGCTTCTGGAATTCCGGACGGACAGGGAACCGGTCCCCATAGAGGAAGTGGAACCGGTGGAATCCATTGTAAAAAGATTCCGGACCGGAGCGATGTCCTATGGATCCATCAGCCGGGAAGCCCATGAAGCCCTGGCGGTTGCCATGAACCATATCGGCGGAAAGAGCAACACGGGGGAAGGAGGGGAAGATCCAGGCCGTTTCCGTCCCGATGCCAACGGTGATTTACGCTGCAGTGCCATCAAGCAGGTTGCTTCCGGGCGTTTTGGAGTAACCGGCGGGTATCTGCTTCACGCCAGGGAACTGCAGATTAAAATAGCCCAGGGGGCAAAGCCGGGAGAAGGAGGGCAGCTGCCCGGATCCAAGGTTTATCCCTGGATTGCGGAGGTACGGCATTCCATTCCAGGCGTGGGATTGATTTCCCCGCCGCCCCATCATGATATTTATTCCATTGAAGATCTTGCCGAACTGATCTATGACCTGAAAAATGCAAACCGGGATGCCCGGATCAGTGTCAAGCTGGCATCCGAGGCGGGAGTCGGGACCATTGCCGCCGGTGTCGCCAAGGGCGGCGCCGATGCTGTGGTGATAAGCGGTCATGACGGAGGAACCGGTTCTGCTTCGAGAAGCAGCATTCTGCATGCCGGGCTGCCCTGGGAACTTGGGGTATCGGAGACCCATCAGACACTGATCCGAAACAACCTGAGAAGCCGGATTGCGGTGGAAACTGACGGCAAGCTGATGACCGGAAGGGATGTGGCGGTGGCAGCTCTTCTTGGTGCGGAGGAGTATGCCTTTGCCACGGCTCCGCTGGTTGCTCTTGGCTGTGTGATGATGCGTATCTGTCATACGGACACCTGCCCGGTGGGAATTGCCACACAAAACCCGGAACTGCGCAGGCGGTTTTCCGGGGAATCGCGGTATGTTGTGAACCTTATGCGGTTTATTGCGCAGGATCTGCGGGGAATTATGGCAGGACTGGGATTCCGTAAGGTTCATGAAATGATTGGCAGGACCGATTTCCTGACGGAAAGGAAAGACAAAGGTATCCGGAAGACCAAAGGGATGGATCTAAGCGCCATTCTGTATTCACCAAAGGTTTCTTCGCATCAGGAAAGGTACTGCAGCAGCCCCCGGAAAACGGATTTTTCTGATACACTGGACTGCCAGATGCTGCTGCCGGCCTGCCGGCCGGCACTGGAGGGAAAAAGGAAAATATGTCTTTCTCTTTCCATCCGGAATACGGATCGGGCTGTGGGCACCATTCTGGGCAGCGAGGCAGTCCGGAGATACGGTGCGGAGGGACTGCCGGACGGTACAGTGGAGCTTCATTTCCACGGCTGCGCAGGACAGAGTTTCGGAGCTTTCCTTCCCCGGGGAATCACGATGATTCTGGAGGGAGATGCCAACGATTATGTCGGCAAGGGCCTTTCCGGGGGAATCATCGCCATCCGTCCTCCCAAAGAGGTGTCCTTTTGTCCTGAAGAAAATACCATTCTGGGGAATGTTGCATTCTATGGCGCCACCTCCGGGGAAGCCTATATCCGGGGCGGCGCGGGAGAACGATTCTGTGTACGGAACAGTGGCATGAAAGCCGTTGTGGAAAATGTGGGGGATCATGGCTGTGAATATATGACCGGCGGAAGGGTGGTTGTCCTGGGCAGGACCGGGCGCAACTTTGCTGCCGGTATGTCCGGCGGGATTGCCTATGTACTGGATGAGGAGGGAGACTTCAGGAACCGCTGCAATCCTGGGATGGTGGATCCGGAAAGCATGACGGAGGAAGAGATCCCTGAAGTCCGTGAAATGATCGAAAAGCATGCCAGGTATACCGGCAGCGGAACCGCATGGAAGGTCCTGTCCCAATGGGACAGGTATCTGACCTGCCTTGTAAAAGTCCTGCCGCGGGCTTCCTACAGGATGCGAACCTGA
- the asnB gene encoding asparagine synthase (glutamine-hydrolyzing): MCGITGWINTADPISRYRDVIEKMTEELLPRGPDDLGYWCSDHALLGHRRLAVVDPAGGGQPMVRHRGNQTFVLVYNGELYNTSELRSELRSLGHGFISNSDTEVLLEAYIEWGPDCAQRINGIYAFGVWNEKEKSLFLCRDRFGVKPLFYARRGNSLIFASELKAMLKHPQIEPIVDSEGLAEIFALGPSRTPGNGIYRDVYEVRPGFTLFADPSGIRRHRYWNFESMPHTDSPKKTLETVRELVLDSIERQLTADVPVCTFLSGGLDSSIITAVAARHFQAKNQGLNTYSIDYVDNELYFRPSRFQPNSDAHWVKIVSEQFGTNHHPVKLDTPELAQALVSATEARDLPGMADVDSSLWLFCREIRKQATVGLSGECADEIFGGYPWFHNESMQSSNSFPWIPSVEERTGMLKREVLDAIRPEEYVRKRYNETLAETPRLPGEIPSEARRREIFYLNIRWFMSTLLDRKDRMSMAHGLEVRVPYCDHRLAQYVWNIPWELKNMGGMEKGLLRRAMEGLLPEEVLYRKKSPYPKTHNPSYEKAVLSMTREILNDRSSPLLQLLDRDAVLSLAQKKSDYGKPWFGQLMAGPQLFAYLIQVDTWLRKYQVRIL; encoded by the coding sequence ATGTGCGGAATCACCGGATGGATCAATACAGCCGATCCCATCTCCCGATACCGGGATGTGATTGAAAAAATGACAGAGGAACTTCTTCCCCGGGGACCGGACGATCTTGGATACTGGTGCTCGGATCATGCCCTGCTGGGGCACAGGCGGCTGGCCGTCGTGGATCCGGCAGGCGGAGGACAGCCCATGGTCCGGCACAGGGGAAACCAGACATTCGTCCTTGTCTACAACGGGGAATTATATAACACCTCCGAGTTACGCAGTGAGCTTCGTTCCCTTGGTCATGGATTTATCAGCAACTCCGATACGGAAGTATTGCTGGAAGCCTATATCGAATGGGGACCGGACTGTGCGCAGCGCATCAATGGCATTTATGCCTTTGGAGTATGGAACGAAAAGGAAAAAAGTCTGTTCCTGTGCCGGGACCGGTTTGGTGTAAAGCCGCTGTTTTATGCCCGGCGGGGGAATTCCCTGATTTTTGCCTCCGAACTGAAGGCGATGCTGAAACATCCGCAGATTGAGCCTATCGTCGACTCGGAAGGGTTGGCAGAAATCTTCGCACTGGGTCCTTCCCGGACACCGGGAAACGGAATATACCGGGACGTATACGAAGTCCGGCCGGGGTTTACCCTGTTCGCCGATCCGTCAGGGATTCGCCGGCACCGTTACTGGAACTTTGAGAGCATGCCACACACCGACAGCCCGAAAAAAACGCTGGAGACCGTACGGGAACTGGTCCTGGATTCCATCGAGCGTCAGCTGACTGCAGATGTTCCGGTCTGTACCTTTCTGTCCGGCGGGCTGGATTCCAGTATCATTACGGCGGTTGCTGCCAGACATTTCCAGGCAAAAAACCAGGGATTGAACACATATTCCATTGACTACGTGGACAATGAGCTTTATTTCAGGCCCAGCCGTTTTCAGCCCAATTCCGATGCCCACTGGGTGAAGATTGTTTCGGAACAGTTCGGCACAAACCATCACCCTGTCAAACTGGACACGCCGGAACTGGCTCAGGCACTTGTTTCCGCGACCGAAGCCCGGGATCTCCCCGGAATGGCGGATGTGGATTCCTCCTTATGGCTGTTCTGCAGGGAAATCAGGAAACAGGCAACCGTCGGATTGTCCGGGGAGTGTGCGGATGAAATCTTCGGTGGCTATCCATGGTTCCATAATGAAAGTATGCAAAGCAGCAATTCCTTTCCCTGGATCCCTTCCGTAGAGGAGCGGACAGGGATGCTGAAGCGGGAAGTCCTGGATGCTATCCGCCCGGAGGAATATGTCCGAAAAAGATACAACGAAACCCTGGCTGAAACCCCGCGTTTGCCGGGCGAAATTCCTTCGGAAGCCCGCAGAAGGGAAATCTTCTATCTGAATATCCGTTGGTTCATGTCCACCCTGCTGGACCGGAAGGACCGCATGAGCATGGCACATGGACTGGAAGTCCGGGTCCCTTACTGTGACCACCGGCTGGCACAATATGTCTGGAACATTCCATGGGAACTGAAAAATATGGGCGGCATGGAAAAGGGCCTGCTCCGCAGGGCAATGGAGGGCCTTCTGCCGGAGGAGGTCCTGTACCGGAAAAAGAGCCCGTATCCCAAAACCCATAATCCTTCCTACGAGAAGGCGGTCCTTTCCATGACAAGGGAAATCCTGAACGACCGCAGTTCTCCCCTTCTGCAGCTGCTTGACCGGGATGCCGTCCTGTCCCTTGCCCAAAAGAAATCGGATTACGGCAAGCCCTGGTTCGGACAGCTTATGGCGGGGCCCCAGCTTTTTGCCTACCTGATTCAGGTGGATACCTGGCTGCGCAAATATCAGGTTCGCATCCTGTAG
- the asnA gene encoding aspartate--ammonia ligase, with the protein MERLMLPKGYRTSLNVPETEKAIKSLKDFFENRLAEELNLVRVSAPLFVTPESGLNDNLNGVERPVAFDVRALGGKQVEIVHSLAKWKRMALKRYGLHHGEGLYTDMNAIRRDEEPDNLHSFYVDQWDWEKIIRKEERTEGTLRNTVNSIYRVFKDAEEFICSKYSQLHRLLPDEITFLTTQELEDRYPGLDPRHREDAIARERKAVCLMKIGGLLKSGIRHDGRAPDYDDWERNCDILFWYPLLDCSFEVSSMGIRVDEETLLRQLKLAGCEERKDLPFHRELLNGDLPCSIGGGIGQSRICMYLLNKAHIGEVQASVWPEEMLKACERANITLL; encoded by the coding sequence ATGGAGAGATTGATGTTACCGAAGGGATACCGGACGTCCCTGAATGTTCCGGAAACGGAAAAGGCGATCAAGTCGCTGAAGGATTTCTTTGAAAACCGTCTGGCGGAGGAGCTGAACCTGGTTCGGGTTTCCGCGCCGCTTTTTGTAACACCGGAATCCGGCTTGAACGACAACCTGAATGGGGTGGAACGGCCGGTTGCCTTTGATGTCCGGGCTCTGGGAGGGAAGCAGGTGGAAATCGTCCACTCCCTGGCAAAGTGGAAGAGAATGGCCCTCAAACGATATGGACTTCATCATGGCGAAGGCCTGTATACGGATATGAATGCCATTCGGAGAGATGAAGAACCGGACAATCTGCATTCCTTTTATGTGGATCAGTGGGACTGGGAGAAGATCATCCGAAAGGAGGAAAGGACGGAGGGAACCTTGCGGAATACGGTAAACAGCATTTACAGGGTTTTCAAGGATGCGGAGGAGTTTATCTGCAGCAAATATTCGCAGCTGCACCGCCTTTTGCCGGATGAAATCACCTTCCTGACCACCCAGGAGCTGGAGGACCGGTATCCCGGCCTGGACCCGCGGCATCGGGAGGACGCCATTGCGAGGGAAAGGAAAGCCGTATGTCTCATGAAAATCGGGGGCTTGCTGAAATCCGGCATCCGCCATGACGGAAGGGCACCGGATTACGATGACTGGGAGAGGAACTGCGATATCCTTTTCTGGTATCCGTTGCTGGACTGCTCTTTTGAAGTGTCTTCCATGGGAATCCGGGTTGATGAGGAAACATTGCTGAGGCAGCTGAAACTGGCCGGCTGTGAGGAGAGAAAGGATTTGCCGTTCCATCGGGAGCTTTTGAACGGGGATTTGCCCTGTAGCATAGGCGGAGGCATCGGTCAGTCCAGGATCTGCATGTACCTTCTGAACAAAGCCCATATCGGAGAAGTACAGGCCTCCGTATGGCCGGAAGAAATGTTGAAAGCCTGTGAGCGTGCAAATATCACTTTACTGTAA
- the glnA gene encoding type I glutamate--ammonia ligase produces MPDHSKEDILRMVKEQNVQFIRLQFTDIPGTLKNVAITSDQLEKALDNQHMFDGSSIEGFVRIEESDMYLRPDRNSFVIFPWRPDSGKVARLICDVYRPDSIPFEGDPRYVLRRAVKKARELGYETLNVGPECEFFLFLTDKEGNPTTITQDKGGYFDLGPVDHGEDARREMVLMLEKMGFEIEASHHEVAPGQHEIDFKYGDALTAADNIMTFKMVVKVIAQKNGLHATFMPKPISDINGSGMHTNVSLFRDGKNAFYEESDPIQLSREARWFIGGIFRHMKSITAITNPIVNSYKRLTPGYEAPVYIAWSTQNRSPLIRIPAARGDATRIELRCPDPSCNPYLALAAILNAGLDGIVHKMDPPPAMDRNIFKMTEEQRLEAGIDSLPGDLMEAIGEMEKSDFVRETLGDHVFRKYIKAKKKEWNQYRTSVSKWEIDNYLTKY; encoded by the coding sequence ATGCCCGATCATAGCAAGGAAGATATTTTAAGAATGGTAAAGGAACAAAATGTGCAGTTTATCCGGCTGCAGTTTACTGATATACCGGGGACACTGAAGAATGTTGCCATTACCTCAGATCAGCTGGAGAAAGCACTGGATAATCAGCATATGTTTGACGGATCCTCCATAGAAGGTTTTGTACGGATTGAGGAATCCGATATGTATTTGCGTCCGGACCGGAACTCTTTTGTTATTTTTCCCTGGAGACCGGACAGCGGGAAGGTGGCCCGGCTGATTTGTGATGTCTATCGTCCGGACAGTATTCCTTTTGAGGGCGATCCAAGGTATGTCCTGCGAAGAGCGGTAAAGAAAGCCAGGGAGCTGGGATACGAAACGCTCAATGTGGGTCCGGAATGTGAATTTTTTCTTTTTCTTACGGATAAAGAGGGAAATCCCACCACGATTACCCAGGACAAAGGAGGGTACTTTGATCTGGGGCCGGTGGATCATGGTGAGGATGCACGAAGGGAAATGGTGCTGATGCTGGAGAAGATGGGATTTGAAATTGAAGCTTCTCATCATGAGGTGGCACCCGGACAGCATGAAATCGACTTCAAATACGGAGACGCCCTGACGGCGGCGGATAATATCATGACATTCAAGATGGTGGTCAAGGTGATTGCACAAAAAAACGGTCTGCATGCGACCTTTATGCCAAAACCAATTTCGGATATCAACGGCTCCGGTATGCATACCAATGTTTCCCTCTTCCGGGATGGGAAAAATGCTTTTTACGAGGAATCCGACCCCATCCAGCTGAGCCGGGAAGCCCGTTGGTTTATCGGCGGTATCTTCCGGCATATGAAATCTATTACGGCGATCACCAATCCCATTGTCAATTCCTATAAGAGACTGACTCCGGGATACGAGGCTCCGGTGTATATCGCATGGTCAACTCAGAACAGAAGTCCGCTGATCCGTATTCCGGCTGCCCGGGGAGATGCCACCCGTATTGAGCTGCGCTGTCCGGATCCGTCCTGTAACCCGTATCTGGCTCTTGCAGCCATACTGAATGCCGGTCTGGACGGCATCGTTCACAAAATGGATCCGCCTCCTGCCATGGACCGGAATATTTTTAAAATGACGGAAGAGCAAAGACTGGAAGCGGGGATTGACTCTCTTCCCGGCGATTTGATGGAGGCGATCGGGGAAATGGAAAAGAGTGATTTCGTACGGGAGACTCTTGGAGATCATGTATTCCGCAAATATATCAAGGCGAAGAAGAAGGAATGGAATCAATACCGGACAAGTGTTTCCAAATGGGAAATTGACAACTATCTGACGAAGTATTGA
- a CDS encoding glutamine synthetase family protein, protein MTDTMREVLQFIQENDVKFVRLAFCDIFGMQKNISILPDELERAFQYGISFDASAVPGFMNVEQSDLFLYPDPATLHILPWRPQQGRVIRFFCAIRHPDGKVFEGDMRSLLKHAEDRALRMGYLCRIGAECEFYLFHSDEDGSPTELPYDNGGYLDISPLDRCENVRREICLTLEQMGIQPESSHHEQGPGQNEIDFRYSGALSAADNLITFKSVVKAIAEKNGLFASFLPKPIINRSGSGLHVNISLAKAGDRNGSSMPGSDGFLSGILERAVEITAFANPIPNSYARLGGFEAPGYVSWSRENRSQLVRIPATTCEERRRIEIRSPDPSCNPYLVFALLIHAGLDGMEKKLVPPKPLDLNLYKADADILEGLPALPANLKEALDFAGQSEFIRRILPGKTLEKYQDIKLTEWDAYRKIPDREKADKQIYFGSV, encoded by the coding sequence ATGACGGATACGATGAGGGAAGTCCTTCAGTTTATACAGGAGAATGACGTAAAGTTTGTCCGGCTGGCGTTTTGTGATATATTTGGTATGCAGAAAAATATTTCCATCCTGCCGGATGAATTGGAAAGAGCATTTCAATATGGAATATCCTTCGATGCTTCCGCAGTACCCGGATTTATGAATGTGGAACAATCCGATTTGTTTCTTTATCCGGATCCGGCGACGCTTCATATTCTGCCATGGAGACCGCAACAGGGGCGGGTCATCCGTTTCTTCTGCGCGATACGTCATCCGGACGGAAAAGTATTCGAAGGGGATATGCGCAGTCTTCTGAAACATGCGGAGGATCGTGCCCTCCGCATGGGATATCTTTGCAGGATTGGAGCGGAATGTGAATTTTACCTCTTTCATTCTGATGAAGATGGAAGTCCAACGGAGCTCCCGTATGACAACGGCGGATATCTGGATATTTCGCCGCTGGACCGCTGTGAAAATGTGAGAAGGGAGATTTGCCTGACACTGGAGCAGATGGGGATCCAGCCGGAGAGTTCCCACCACGAACAGGGCCCGGGACAAAATGAAATTGATTTCCGATACAGCGGCGCCCTGTCTGCCGCGGATAATCTGATTACCTTCAAATCCGTTGTAAAGGCAATTGCGGAGAAGAACGGACTCTTCGCATCTTTTCTGCCCAAGCCGATTATCAACCGGAGCGGAAGCGGACTTCATGTGAATATTTCCCTTGCCAAAGCCGGGGATCGGAACGGTAGCTCCATGCCGGGCAGCGATGGCTTTCTTTCCGGTATTCTGGAAAGAGCCGTTGAGATTACGGCGTTTGCCAACCCTATCCCGAACTCCTATGCCCGACTGGGTGGTTTCGAAGCCCCCGGATATGTTTCCTGGTCCCGTGAAAACCGTTCCCAGCTGGTCCGGATTCCGGCTACCACCTGTGAGGAACGCAGAAGAATTGAGATTCGGTCTCCGGATCCATCCTGCAACCCGTATCTGGTTTTTGCCCTGCTGATCCACGCCGGTCTGGATGGAATGGAAAAGAAACTGGTTCCGCCGAAACCGTTGGATTTGAATCTTTATAAAGCGGATGCGGATATTTTGGAGGGATTGCCGGCCCTTCCGGCTAATTTAAAGGAAGCACTGGATTTTGCCGGGCAAAGTGAATTTATACGCAGAATTCTTCCGGGGAAGACCCTGGAAAAATATCAGGATATCAAGTTGACGGAATGGGATGCTTATCGAAAGATACCGGATAGGGAAAAAGCGGACAAGCAAATCTATTTTGGATCGGTCTGA
- a CDS encoding ANTAR domain-containing protein, which translates to MERVRRKGGDGLDCILIVSGSEKGRAKLQELLAMDPSSGETIFVRNGKQARLFLIERDCDLCVINAPLSDEFGTDLAVHIAGKGISQVLLIVRNELADEISEKVEKFGVFVIPRPVSPPFFWSAYKLITAAHNRMLTLQSENQQLQNRIEDMKRIDRAKCLLVQFLNITEPEAHRFIEKQAMDRRVTKKEIAGAILKKYEG; encoded by the coding sequence TTGGAAAGAGTAAGGCGGAAAGGCGGTGATGGTTTGGATTGCATCCTCATTGTTTCCGGTTCGGAAAAAGGCAGGGCAAAACTTCAGGAACTTCTGGCCATGGATCCTTCCAGCGGGGAAACGATCTTCGTCCGCAACGGAAAGCAAGCCCGACTTTTTCTGATTGAAAGGGATTGCGATCTGTGCGTCATCAATGCACCGCTCAGCGATGAGTTTGGAACGGATCTGGCGGTTCACATTGCCGGAAAGGGCATTTCCCAGGTTCTTCTTATTGTACGGAATGAGCTGGCAGATGAAATCTCGGAAAAGGTTGAAAAATTTGGCGTTTTTGTGATTCCCAGGCCAGTCAGTCCGCCTTTTTTCTGGAGTGCCTACAAGCTGATCACTGCAGCGCACAACCGGATGCTTACCTTACAAAGCGAAAACCAGCAGCTGCAGAACAGGATTGAGGATATGAAGCGGATTGACCGGGCCAAATGTCTGCTCGTTCAGTTTCTAAATATCACGGAGCCGGAAGCGCATCGGTTCATCGAGAAACAGGCAATGGACCGGCGGGTCACAAAAAAGGAGATCGCCGGGGCCATCCTGAAAAAGTATGAAGGCTGA